One region of Camelina sativa cultivar DH55 chromosome 6, Cs, whole genome shotgun sequence genomic DNA includes:
- the LOC104699398 gene encoding MATH domain and coiled-coil domain-containing protein At2g42470-like, translating to MLKGMGCLENDKLIVKVEVKVVEVAYLTGREMSEVETFEVPLTQVQTVSKIFEKHPDIAVDFKPKSPTLKTAYMIVLLGLIQKLRKPPQGLSKTELEDAQNELNDLTEAGFKLDWLKTKLEEVSLKRKNAFAGGCQVEEVEERIKNLELTLSNLKVELKSEKAKSAVDNARLLSLDDIL from the exons ATGCTTAAAGGAATGGGATGTCTGGAGAACGACAAACTGATTGTCAAAGTAGAAGTAAAAGTAGTTGAAGTAGCATATTTAACTGGGCGGGAGATGTCCGAAGTCGAAACGTTCGAGGTTCCATTAACTCAG GTTCAGACAGTGAGCAAGATTTTCGAAAAGCACCCGGACATTGCAGTAGATTTCAAACCAAAAAGCCCAACGTTGAAGACAGCATACATGATTGTCCTCCTCGGCCTTATCCAGAAACTGCGCAAGCCTCCACAGGGCCTTTCTAAGACTGAGCTAGAAGACGCTCAAAACGAGTTGAACGACCTAACGGAAGCAGGATTCAAGCTAGATTGGTTAAAGACAAAGCTTGAGGAGGTTTCCTTGAAGAGAAAGAATGCATTTGCTGGTGGTTGTCAGGTTGAAGAAGTGGAGGAACGTATCAAGAATCTGGAGCTGACTTTGTCGAATCTAAAAGTTGAACTGAAAAGTGAGAAGGCTAAATCTGCTGTTGATAATGCTAGACTTTTGTCGCTTGACGACATTCTTTGA
- the LOC109133380 gene encoding MATH domain and coiled-coil domain-containing protein At2g42470-like: MENYEKTSFRFEIDNFSEKKAEISSPIFISGGCEWFITVHPKGCPIEDYLSVYLHVANHDSLRTGWKIRANYSFTVLNQSLRELKRTTEACDLFCAVVPGWGYPKVLPVVKLQEEGYFEKKKPSFSSSQFSGWGQDKLIIQVEIKVVEDVHEEELTGKEMLDFNGFPILYTQLASVSKIFVNHMDFAECFRPKDKGVKTAYMNLLLSLIETLCKPPLSFSETELSNARNELNELTEAGFKLDWLEAKLDEVSLERKNATANSYRVEELEARIKNLELTLSDLKVELNKEKKTKFTEILSFDDIVGSRNYQI, from the exons ATGGAGAATTATGAGAAGACAAGTTTCAGGTTTGAGATAGATAACTTCTCGGAGAAGAAAGCTGAAATATCGTCTCCTATATTCATAAGCGGCGGATGTGAATG GTTCATTACAGTTCACCCAAAGGGATGCCCTATTGAAGACTACTTGTCTGTGTATCTCCACGTTGCAAATCATGATTCATTACGAACTGGATGGAAAATAAGAGCTAATTATTCATTCACTGTGCTGAATCAATCGCTCAGAGAGCTCAAAAGAACAACTG AAGCATGCGACTTGTTCTGTGCTGTGGTCCCAGGCTGGGGTTATCCCAAAGTATTGCCTGTTGTCAAGCTTCAAGAAGAAGGGtattttgagaagaagaaaccaagctTCTCCTCTAGTCAGTTCTCAGGCTGGGGTCAGGACAAACTGATCATTCAAGTCGAAATAAAAGTAGTTGAAGATGTTCATGAAGAAGAGTTAACTGGGAAGGAGATGTTAGATTTTAATGGTTTCCCGATTCTTTACACTCAG TTGGCATCAGTGAGCAAGATTTTCGTAAATCACATGGACTTTGCAGAATGTTTCAGACCAAAGGACAAAGGAGTGAAGACAGCGTACATGAATCTTCTTCTCAGCCTCATCGAGACACTGTGCAAGCCTCCACTAAGCTTCTCTGAGACTGAGCTAAGTAACGCTCGTAATGAGTTGAACGAGTTAACTGAAGCAGGTTTCAAGCTGGATTGGTTAGAGGCAAAGCTGGACGAGGTTTCCTTGGAGAGGAAGAATGCAACTGCTAATAGTTATCGTGTGGAAGAACTTGAGGCACGCATCAAGAATCTGGAGCTGACTTTGTCGGATCTCAAGGTTGAACtgaacaaggagaaaaagacCAAATTTACTGAGATTTTGTCGTTTGACGACATTGTTGGAAGTCGTAATTATCAAATTTGA
- the LOC104793171 gene encoding MATH domain and coiled-coil domain-containing protein At2g42470-like — protein MGDHCCDHLAVYMNVARTKSFRTGWKRRVSYRFVLLNQSGKELKTFGTPKAGSLFCDEARGWGYPKVLPLSKLKEEEFLENDKLIIKVEVQVVEDVHVEEVTRKGMLDLNGFEVHYTKGVLVSKIFAKHPDIAVDVKPTNQVVKTAYMDVLLSLIETLRKPPQSFSNADVIKAMRNLKELTEAGFKLDWLKEKLKEVAWKSKNATDDGSRVKEMEEQINSLELTLWNLKVELNKEKAKAAAYAKLLPFDDIV, from the exons ATGGGAGACCATTGCTGTGATCACTTGGCTGTGTACATGAATGTTGCCAGAACTAAATCATTTAGAACTGGATGGAAAAGGAGAGTTAGTTATCGCTTCGTTTTGTTGAATCAGTCGGGCAAAGAACTCAAGACATTTGGAACACCTA AAGCAGGCAGCTTGTTCTGTGATGAGGCCCGGGGCTGGGGTTATCCCAAAGTATTACCTCTTAGCAAgcttaaagaagaagagtttttaGAGAATGACAAACTGATCATTAAAGTGGAGGTACAAGTGGTTGAAGATGTTCATGTAGAAGAGGTAACTAGGAAGGGGATGTTAGATCTCAATGGTTTCGAAGTTCATTATACTAAG GGTGTTTTAGTGAGCAAGATTTTCGCAAAGCACCCTGACATTGCAGTAGATGTCAAACCGACGAACCAAGTAGTGAAGACAGCATACATGGATGTCCTCCTCAGCCTCATCGAGACACTGCGTAAGCCTCCACAGAGCTTTTCGAATGCTGACGTAATAAAGGCTATGCGCAATTTGAAAGAGCTAACGGAAGCAGGCTTCAAGCTAGATTGGTTAAAGGAAAAGCTCAAGGAAGTGGCCTGGAAGAGTAAGAATGCAACTGATGATGGTTCTCGGGTCAAAGAAATGGAAGAACAAATCAACAGTCTGGAGCTGACTTTGTGGAATCTCAAAGTTGAACTGAACAAGGAGAAGGCTAAGGCTGCTGCTTATGCTAAACTCTTGCCGTTTGACGACATTGTTTGA